The region GTAGCGGGGGTGCCGGCGAAGGGTCACCTGGAAGTCCCCCGCCTCCCCGTCCAGGGAGAGCACCTCGGCGCCGGTGAGGATCTCGATGTTGAGGTGCCGGCCCGCGTCCACGAGCTTCGGGCTCACGGTGCACATGGCGCAGTCGTTGGTGGGGAAGGTCTTGTCGAGCTGGGCCATGTGCCCGCCGATGGCGGAGCGCTTTTCCGCCAGGTAGACCTTGTACCCGCTCTCGGCCAGGTCCAGGCTCGCCTGGATCCCGGCGATGCCGCCTCCCACCACCAGCACGGCCCCGGTGGGCCCGTTCCCGCTCGCCATGGGCTCTCCTCCCGACGTTCCTCCTGACTCTCTTCCTGTTCGGGCGAGCCGGTCAGACGCGCTTCGTCGGCACGAAGGCGAACTCGGGGGCGCCCACCGCCTCGGTCACCGGCTCCCTCACGGCGCGGCGGTCCAGGAAGTCGCACACTACGGCCTGGATCATGTCGCTGGTGTAGTCGGTGGTGATGAGGTCGTCGGCGAGCTCGAGCATCTCCATGCCCTCCTGGTACCCGGAGCGGTAGAGGAGCGACCCGGAGATGGGCAGCACCAGCATCACGCCGATGTTGCTGTTGCGGAAGTCGTCCTGGATGAGCTCCAGGAGGCCCGTGCCGTCCTGGTGCAGGTAGGGGAAGGTGGAGTGGAGCAGCACCAGGGTGGGCCGGCGGGAGAGGATCGCCTCGCGGGCGTTCTTCACGTCGGCGACCTCCTCCACGGTCACGTCCCGGCGGGCTTCCCGCAGGATGCGCCGGAGAGACTTGGTGCGGCTGCGGTCGGTGTCGAGGATCATGACGTCGGGTCTGGTCTGCATGGCATCCTCCTGGTCCGTGGGCCCGCTCGGGCCGGGGAACGTTGCACCCTTTGGCCTGGAGGTACAGCAACTGTCGTGCCAGCTTGTCAACTATACGGAATCAATAGGTTTGTTGCTGCTGCGCCCGGATGTGGGCCGGCGTGGCCCGGAAAACGGGGCATCCTGCCCCGCAGGGGCCGGGATGGGGTAGGAAGGAGGGGGCGAGACACCGGAAACGCCCCGGTGTTGCGCCCTTTCCCCCGGGGCAGAACGCCCCGTCGGGATGGCCGGCGGCGGGCCCGGACGCCGGGGAGCGGGGCGAAGCGCCCCGCCGTCGCGAATCCCTTCGCGGTCAAGGCCGCTCCTGCCGTGGGGTGGGCGGTCATGCCAGTCCGAACTGTTGGAGCTTGCGGTAGAGGGTCTTGCGGTCGATGCCCAGAATCTCTGCGGCCTGGGCCTTGCGGTCGCCGCAGGCGCGCAGCACCAGCGCCACGTGGTCGCGCTCGAGCTCCGCCAGGGTGGGAAAGCGCTTCTGCTCTCCGGGCTGTTTCTTGAGGAGGTAGGCGGGCAGGCTCGAGGGGCGCAGCACGTCCGCGTCCTCGATGACCACCGCCCGCTGGACGATGTTCTCCAGCTCCCGGATGTTGCCGGGAAAGTCGTAGGAGGCGAGCACGGCCAGGAACGACGCAGAGACCTCCCGGAACCGCTTCCCGGCCTTCGCGGCATACTTGGCCACGAAGTAGCGCACGAGCTCCGGGATGTCCTCCGCCCGCTCCTTGAGGGGAGGCAGGTGGACGGGGAAGACCGCGAGGCGGTAGTAGAGGTCTTCCCGGAACCGCCCTTGGCGGATCGCGTCCTGCAGGTCGGCGTTGGTGGCCGCGATGAGACGCACGTCCACCCGCTTCACGGTAGTGCCCCCCACGGGCTTGAACTCCCGCTCCTGGATCACCCGCAGGAGTTTGGCCTGGATGCCGAGCGAGAGGTTCCCCACCTCGTCCAGGAAGAAGGTGCCCCCGTCGGCCAGCTCGAAGAGCCCCCGCTTGGGGGCGGCTGCGCCGGTGAACGCCCCCTTCACGTGGCCGAAGAGCTCGCTCTCCAGGAGCGGCTCGGCC is a window of Thermodesulfobacteriota bacterium DNA encoding:
- a CDS encoding sigma-54 dependent transcriptional regulator, whose amino-acid sequence is MRALIVDDERSIRDGLAKTLKRMGHDSVAVDNGSEAVEAFVQGGCDVVFLDLKMPGIDGMETLVRLKEADPEVIIVMITGYPSVENVLKAFRLGAYDYMPKPFSPQEVRIITARAEERRRLRFENEQLRRQLKAAKGDAFVISRSAAMREVNALIDKVARSDGNVLLTGESGTGKEVVARTIYELSPRKDREFVAVDCSMLAEPLLESELFGHVKGAFTGAAAPKRGLFELADGGTFFLDEVGNLSLGIQAKLLRVIQEREFKPVGGTTVKRVDVRLIAATNADLQDAIRQGRFREDLYYRLAVFPVHLPPLKERAEDIPELVRYFVAKYAAKAGKRFREVSASFLAVLASYDFPGNIRELENIVQRAVVIEDADVLRPSSLPAYLLKKQPGEQKRFPTLAELERDHVALVLRACGDRKAQAAEILGIDRKTLYRKLQQFGLA